From Dreissena polymorpha isolate Duluth1 chromosome 15, UMN_Dpol_1.0, whole genome shotgun sequence, a single genomic window includes:
- the LOC127860412 gene encoding uncharacterized protein LOC127860412 isoform X1 yields the protein MPYTRIFDWGAQPGMVREGSLLSIFCLTLALFEMAEIPFIIDGAAQIVMCVSKTTTCADVIAKLPNLQVPLAVFLSAEGVERELPGKTKLLKVLRANASSNNVEFVIKQSTIKTQKSPGLGRKRLSRDSLKKVSDLAFYVRYQKKKVEVIRSKAEGTPHKTPIKRLTTHASTNSMDAFLAKADLDEMARFLSFCGQVTTERLTGHSAKRTQSTNQTETADHVTGVKLSPKRKFNTPKRTMSTCSSSTGTACSSDTGYQSAPSETSSTKSESKLSNKPRRTVLLKDDDNGPKHSTPVVASRHQRRSQEKLDCTLTDEYLERMDECEGKSIIMERFIADQTLAAGNDDHRPIPTHRLPDQQSLSVFRGKKENHRFLLEKNCESFTQTEACDLGQFLPSRMSDLTAQRTLRRESAFANLRKCTETNRFSLPAASFACPARISTDDEFSYSFNCTFPAIDEHQSLDFSYSFTVSEESDVTCNFFRNENTASDDSLWNFEKTKPSFCGDQLDLSCLEINEHERNIGCYDSLLSDI from the coding sequence ATGGCAGAAATTCCGTTCATCATAGATGGCGCTGCGCAGATTGTGATGTGCGTTTCCAAGACAACCACGTGCGCTGACGTCATTGCTAAGCTGCCTAATCTCCAGGTGCCTCTAGCGGTATTTCTGTCAGCTGAAGGTGTCGAGAGGGAACTTCCGGGAAAGACTAAGCTGCTGAAGGTGTTGCGCGCAAACGCATCTTCAAATAATGTGGAATTCGTCATAAAACAGTCGACGATTAAGACGCAGAAGTCGCCTGGACTTGGACGAAAGCGTTTATCACGAGATTCGCTGAAGAAAGTTTCTGATCTCGCTTTCTATGTACGCTACCAGAAAAAGAAGGTAGAAGTGATAAGATCGAAAGCAGAAGGTACACCACACAAGACACCTATTAAGCGTCTGACCACTCACGCGTCCACCAACAGCATGGACGCATTCCTCGCCAAAGCTGATCTGGACGAAATGGCGCGCTTTCTCAGCTTTTGCGGACAAGTGACAACGGAAAGATTGACCGGTCACTCTGCAAAGAGGACCCAATCCACTAATCAGACCGAGACAGCCGATCACGTGACAGGCGTGAAACTATCGCCGAAGAGGAAGTTCAACACGCCCAAAAGAACAATGTCCACTTGCTCTTCTTCCACGGGAACCGCCTGTTCCTCGGACACCGGGTATCAGTCTGCCCCAAGTGAGACATCAAGTACAAAATCAGAAAGTAAATTATCAAACAAGCCCCGCCGCACCGTCCTTCTGAAGGATGATGACAACGGCCCCAAACACAGCACACCAGTGGTTGCATCCCGACACCAGAGACGCTCGCAGGAGAAACTCGACTGCACTCTCACAGATGAGTACCTTGAGCGGATGGACGAATGCGAAGGAAAGAGCATCATCATGGAGAGGTTCATAGCCGACCAGACCTTAGCGGCTGGAAATGACGATCATCGACCGATACCTACGCATCGGCTACCTGATCAACAAAGCCTGTCAGTGTTCCGCGGCAAAAAGGAGAACCACCGCTTCTTGTTGGAGAAAAACTGCGAATCGTTCACGCAAACTGAGGCTTGTGATCTCGGTCAGTTTCTTCCATCTCGCATGTCAGACTTAACTGCTCAGAGGACACTGAGACGCGAGTCTGCGTTCGCGAATCTGAGAAAGTGCACCGAGACAAACAGATTCTCGCTTCCGGCCGCAAGCTTCGCATGTCCAGCGCGTATTTCAACGGATGACGAATTCAGCTACTCATTCAACTGCACTTTTCCGGCTATTGACGAACATCAAAGCTTGGACTTCAGTTACAGCTTTACAGTCAGCGAAGAAAGTGACGTCACGTGTAACTTCTTCCGAAATGAGAATACCGCATCAGACGATAGTTTGTGGAACTTTGAGAAGACGAAACCTTCATTTTGTGGTGATCAACTCGACCTATCTTGCTTGGAAATAAATGAACATGAACGAAACATTGGTTGCTACGATTCCCTTTTAAGCGATATCTGA